A part of Dehalogenimonas sp. W genomic DNA contains:
- a CDS encoding peptidylprolyl isomerase yields MAKKHKKHAQPHNVLSHKAKSKLAKQHQKQKVTRWIGLGIIGAVALVLSIGVIATWLIPVYIPLQQTVVSVNGTNYSASYVSKMVNFYTGGDPTYSYLYIDLVLGQIEKNQLMNEAAAELGITVSDKEVKEAIKAAGLDDNKVTRDIVTASLLYQKLNEKHFEMIVPLSGEQRQALVMLLESEAQAEAVKARLLNGESFADIAKELSLDDTTVTLEGDMGYHPPGFLDDKLGADGLDAKVDAGQPGNTGYFYDADKSKKLGYWVVKVTDRQTVNDNVQVQVYGILLPTVEKAQEARQRILDGEDFADVVEDMTQDITSKAKGGDLGLLTAGGAELPYSDYIFDENTLLDDLSAPIRAEVATTGAWWFYQVASVEQSKLYSEEDRNTLLDQAFTDWMDGLETDPANDIVRAELTDELKDLIAEQSLS; encoded by the coding sequence TTGGCAAAGAAACACAAAAAGCACGCCCAGCCGCACAATGTACTGTCTCATAAGGCTAAATCCAAACTGGCCAAACAGCATCAAAAACAGAAGGTCACCCGTTGGATTGGTCTGGGCATCATCGGCGCGGTGGCTCTTGTTTTGAGTATCGGGGTCATTGCCACCTGGCTGATTCCGGTTTATATTCCACTGCAACAGACAGTGGTCAGCGTCAACGGCACCAATTACAGTGCCTCTTATGTTTCCAAAATGGTCAATTTTTATACCGGCGGCGACCCCACCTATTCCTATCTCTATATTGATCTGGTGTTGGGACAGATTGAAAAGAACCAGTTAATGAATGAAGCCGCGGCGGAACTTGGAATCACAGTCAGCGATAAAGAGGTCAAGGAAGCCATTAAAGCCGCGGGTTTGGATGACAACAAGGTCACCCGTGACATCGTGACCGCTTCCCTGCTGTATCAGAAACTTAATGAAAAGCATTTTGAGATGATCGTCCCCCTTTCCGGCGAACAGCGTCAGGCACTGGTAATGCTGCTGGAGAGTGAAGCCCAGGCTGAAGCCGTCAAGGCCCGCCTGCTGAACGGCGAGAGCTTTGCTGACATCGCCAAGGAGCTGTCTTTGGACGACACCACCGTCACCCTTGAGGGTGATATGGGCTACCACCCGCCTGGCTTCCTGGATGACAAACTGGGCGCCGACGGACTGGATGCCAAGGTGGACGCTGGACAACCCGGCAATACCGGCTATTTTTATGACGCCGACAAGAGCAAGAAACTGGGTTACTGGGTAGTAAAAGTAACCGACCGTCAGACGGTAAATGACAACGTACAGGTTCAGGTGTACGGCATCCTGCTGCCCACCGTGGAAAAAGCCCAAGAAGCTCGCCAGCGGATTCTGGACGGCGAAGACTTCGCAGACGTGGTTGAAGACATGACCCAGGATATTACCTCCAAGGCCAAGGGCGGCGACCTGGGCCTGTTGACCGCTGGAGGAGCCGAGCTACCCTATTCCGATTATATTTTTGACGAAAACACCCTGCTGGATGACCTCAGCGCCCCCATCCGCGCCGAGGTCGCCACCACCGGCGCCTGGTGGTTCTACCAGGTAGCCTCAGTAGAGCAGTCAAAGCTGTATTCCGAGGAAGACCGCAACACCCTGTTGGATCAGGCCTTCACCGACTGGATGGACGGTCTTGAAACTGACCCGGCCAACGATATCGTGCGTGCAGAACTGACTGATGAACTTAAAGACCTGATCGCAGAACAGTCACTTAGTTAA
- the glgA gene encoding glycogen synthase GlgA: MAAAEIVPFAKTGGLADVVGALSAELAASGVLVAMVLPAYRRLPLSQLDKIEPTAVWSLPVGERMVETRVYRQPLSRNLDIYLVRADEYFDREGLYGDAAGDYPDNAERFALFSRAVLEIGRLTGSNMFHLHDWQTAPAAAILKSEPERYTDLAGSKTVLTIHNLAYQGVFEAGRWPALHLADGVFAADFEFYSQVNYLKAGLVCADWLTTVSPTYAAEIQCDGQGFGLEGILRQRAAELSGILNGVDYHIWNPEIDPLIAERYSVADIRGKAACKKALQITYGLEVNPDIPVIGMVTRLAEGKGLELLMEAGDGLFDGRFQFALLGSGNRRYEDYFHRLPELFPGLAGVKTGFDEALAHQAISGADILLMPSRREPCGLTQMYALKYGTVPIVRRTGGLADSIEPNSREGGGNGFVFEDYNPAAMLDTIRQAVELFGCRDEWQALMRRGMNADHSWRRATEKYLTLYRELLLNTA; the protein is encoded by the coding sequence ATGGCCGCCGCCGAAATAGTGCCTTTCGCCAAGACCGGCGGCCTGGCCGATGTGGTGGGGGCGTTATCGGCCGAACTGGCGGCCTCGGGGGTGCTGGTCGCCATGGTGCTACCCGCTTATCGCCGATTGCCATTATCACAACTGGATAAAATAGAACCGACGGCGGTGTGGTCGCTGCCGGTCGGCGAGCGGATGGTTGAGACCCGAGTTTATCGTCAACCATTGAGCCGGAATCTGGACATATATCTGGTCCGGGCTGATGAGTACTTTGACCGGGAGGGTCTGTACGGCGATGCCGCTGGTGACTACCCTGATAATGCCGAACGGTTTGCCCTGTTCTCCCGGGCGGTGTTGGAGATCGGCCGGTTAACCGGGAGTAATATGTTCCATCTACACGACTGGCAGACGGCACCCGCGGCGGCTATTTTAAAAAGCGAGCCGGAGCGGTATACGGACCTAGCCGGCAGCAAGACGGTGCTGACCATCCATAATCTGGCTTATCAGGGGGTCTTTGAGGCCGGGCGGTGGCCGGCACTGCATCTGGCAGACGGCGTTTTTGCTGCTGATTTTGAGTTTTACAGTCAGGTCAATTATCTCAAGGCAGGGCTGGTGTGCGCCGATTGGCTGACCACCGTCAGCCCTACCTATGCCGCAGAAATCCAGTGCGATGGCCAGGGCTTTGGTCTGGAGGGTATCCTGCGGCAGCGGGCGGCGGAGCTTTCCGGGATACTGAACGGAGTGGATTATCACATCTGGAATCCGGAGATTGATCCGCTGATTGCCGAACGTTATTCGGTGGCGGATATCAGGGGCAAGGCAGCCTGTAAAAAAGCGCTTCAGATTACCTATGGTTTGGAAGTTAATCCGGATATTCCGGTCATCGGCATGGTAACCCGCCTGGCCGAAGGCAAAGGTCTGGAGTTGCTGATGGAGGCCGGCGACGGATTGTTTGACGGGCGGTTTCAGTTTGCTTTACTGGGCAGCGGTAACCGTCGTTATGAGGATTATTTTCATCGGTTACCGGAACTGTTTCCCGGCCTGGCCGGGGTAAAAACCGGATTTGATGAAGCGCTGGCGCATCAGGCCATTTCTGGAGCGGACATTCTTCTGATGCCTTCCCGGCGCGAGCCGTGCGGCTTAACCCAGATGTACGCTTTAAAATACGGTACGGTACCCATAGTCCGGCGCACCGGCGGTTTGGCTGACTCCATTGAGCCAAATAGTCGTGAGGGTGGGGGTAACGGTTTCGTGTTTGAGGACTACAATCCGGCGGCCATGCTGGATACCATCCGACAGGCTGTTGAATTATTTGGTTGCCGGGACGAATGGCAGGCGTTGATGAGACGGGGGATGAACGCCGATCATTCCTGGCGGCGGGCTACCGAGAAGTATTTAACACTATACCGCGAATTATTGCTTAATACCGCTTAA
- a CDS encoding ferritin family protein, whose translation MEISEEQSRMLEAISTAIEMEIDGKECYLAAGRDSGNEAGRELLLSLAEEEDAHRRHFEALYNKISQGHDWPAIDFQSERSRRIRTDLNAACQALGMTVAGSDSEKDAVQAAIEKEKQSYTFYNAHAAKAVYESEKQFYTTLANEEWQHELALVDYHEYLSDPAGWFVNTEHPSLDGG comes from the coding sequence ATGGAGATCAGTGAGGAACAGTCCCGAATGCTTGAGGCTATCAGTACCGCCATTGAGATGGAAATTGACGGCAAGGAGTGTTATCTGGCTGCCGGTCGGGACAGCGGCAATGAGGCCGGCCGGGAACTGCTGTTATCGCTGGCGGAGGAAGAAGACGCTCATCGGCGCCATTTTGAGGCGCTGTATAATAAAATCAGCCAGGGGCATGACTGGCCGGCCATTGATTTTCAATCCGAACGTTCTCGTCGGATCCGCACCGATCTGAACGCGGCCTGTCAGGCGCTGGGGATGACGGTGGCCGGCTCTGATAGTGAGAAAGACGCCGTGCAAGCCGCCATTGAGAAAGAAAAACAGAGTTATACGTTTTATAACGCACATGCCGCTAAAGCGGTGTATGAGTCGGAAAAGCAATTTTACACCACACTGGCCAATGAAGAATGGCAGCATGAACTGGCGCTGGTAGATTACCATGAGTATCTGTCCGACCCGGCGGGCTGGTTTGTGAATACCGAGCACCCGTCGCTGGATGGGGGCTGA
- a CDS encoding glucose-1-phosphate adenylyltransferase, translated as MPSIKDVAAVIMGGGRGTRLYPLTRNRAKPAIPVAGKYRLIDIPISNCINSGIFRISVLTQFNSASLNRHVSQTYHMDPFGMGYVEILAAEQTEDNNDWYQGTADAVRRQLSQVRSECVSDVLILAGDHLYRMDYAAMLQTHWNTGADITVGVIPIDGEEVSRFGVLKQNDDGRIVAFAEKPQTPAVQAEMVSYPERTNCYLGSMGIYVFKLKVLIDLLNEHPHFDDFGADVIPFAVDTMAVFGHEFDDYWRDIGTIRSYYNTNLELTRHDAPFHFYDPRGPIYTHTRFLPGCIIEDSSLQDVMLTEGCNIRASSISHSIVGVRSQIRRGSIITDSIIMGADQYEPMSNQEPLGIGENCYIQGAIIDKNVSLGAGSVIKPFPRGTDIDNCKWVVRDGIVVIPKGTVLPPGTIIEPEPTARQLNLVY; from the coding sequence ATGCCCAGTATCAAGGATGTTGCTGCGGTCATCATGGGCGGCGGCCGCGGTACCCGGCTCTATCCGCTGACCCGAAACCGGGCTAAGCCGGCCATTCCCGTCGCCGGGAAGTACCGGCTGATAGATATTCCTATCAGCAATTGCATTAACTCCGGTATTTTCCGTATCAGTGTGCTGACGCAGTTCAATTCCGCCTCGCTCAACCGTCATGTATCCCAGACGTATCACATGGATCCGTTTGGGATGGGTTACGTAGAAATCCTGGCAGCCGAACAAACCGAAGATAACAATGATTGGTATCAGGGTACCGCAGATGCCGTCAGAAGGCAGCTTTCCCAGGTCCGGTCGGAGTGTGTCAGCGACGTTTTGATACTGGCCGGGGATCACCTGTACCGCATGGATTATGCTGCCATGCTCCAAACCCATTGGAACACCGGAGCCGACATCACTGTCGGGGTTATTCCCATAGACGGCGAAGAGGTCAGCCGATTCGGCGTTCTGAAGCAAAATGATGATGGCCGCATCGTGGCTTTTGCCGAAAAGCCCCAAACCCCCGCGGTTCAGGCGGAGATGGTCAGTTATCCGGAGCGTACCAATTGTTATCTGGGCTCCATGGGTATCTATGTTTTTAAACTGAAGGTGTTGATTGATCTCCTGAATGAGCACCCTCATTTTGATGATTTCGGTGCTGACGTCATTCCGTTTGCAGTGGACACTATGGCAGTATTCGGTCATGAATTTGATGATTACTGGCGGGATATCGGTACCATCCGATCTTATTACAACACCAACCTGGAGCTGACCCGTCACGATGCGCCCTTCCATTTTTATGACCCCCGAGGCCCGATATATACTCATACCCGCTTCCTGCCCGGTTGTATCATTGAGGACAGCAGTTTGCAGGATGTCATGCTCACCGAAGGCTGTAATATCAGGGCGTCCAGTATCAGCCATTCCATTGTCGGCGTCCGGAGCCAGATCCGCCGCGGCTCTATTATTACCGATTCCATCATCATGGGCGCTGATCAGTACGAGCCGATGAGCAACCAGGAGCCGCTGGGTATTGGTGAAAACTGCTACATTCAAGGGGCTATTATTGATAAAAACGTCAGTCTGGGCGCGGGTTCGGTCATAAAGCCCTTCCCGCGCGGTACCGATATTGATAACTGTAAATGGGTGGTCAGAGACGGCATTGTGGTAATTCCCAAAGGCACGGTGCTGCCGCCGGGTACCATTATTGAACCGGAACCGACCGCCAGACAGCTTAACCTTGTATATTAA
- a CDS encoding DOMON domain-containing protein, protein MNKLISLLLLGSVIAVIGCGPEAPEPDPVTEGWQADGVISPGEYSRLNIFDNGNYELHHHVADGYIYVGIKANTAGWVAVGFISGISLTQVDFNIGVVTGSRATVYDHFAAEHPGEHEDDRFLGGTADILEYGGSETDGVTVIEFKRLLKTGDTVTDTEISVGNRIVMWAYGALDDIIYHAAKGFEQIRIG, encoded by the coding sequence ATGAATAAGCTGATCAGCCTGTTGCTGCTGGGTTCAGTGATTGCGGTTATCGGTTGCGGCCCCGAGGCGCCGGAGCCGGATCCGGTCACCGAAGGATGGCAAGCCGACGGCGTTATCAGCCCCGGCGAGTACAGCCGCCTGAATATCTTTGACAACGGCAATTACGAACTGCATCACCATGTCGCCGACGGGTATATTTATGTCGGCATTAAAGCCAACACCGCCGGCTGGGTAGCTGTCGGCTTCATATCCGGCATCTCATTGACTCAGGTGGATTTTAACATCGGAGTCGTCACCGGCAGCCGGGCCACCGTGTATGACCATTTCGCCGCGGAACACCCCGGTGAGCACGAGGATGATCGGTTTCTGGGCGGTACGGCCGATATTCTGGAATACGGCGGCAGCGAGACCGATGGGGTGACGGTTATAGAATTCAAACGGTTACTGAAGACTGGCGATACCGTGACCGATACAGAGATCTCCGTCGGCAATCGCATTGTCATGTGGGCCTATGGTGCGCTGGACGATATTATTTACCATGCCGCAAAAGGCTTTGAACAGATCAGAATCGGTTAA
- a CDS encoding MFS transporter: protein MSEPEQIPNSPGGIFPRFFRHFPANLRPVFILSVLNSAGFSFSLPFLSLYLHQQRDVSMAMVGIFILASGLIAAAVQMYAGMLCDRYGRRPLIIWSQLTNAVFYLVMAVLVYVVAPVWTIIITYILVRASLMASRPATSALVVDLMPTGRLVEGYGILRLGQNLGFGLGPVIGGYFWLTTSYAWLFVAAAFIGVAALVVSYLQLKESVTSLNMEKITLRAMLLTTQDKTFLGFTLISIIAFMGLGQFISTLSVYTVDRIGLTTVQYGSLLMVNAGLVVTLQYPLSRLINRMKRASALLLGMVVYAAGYVMIGLAGVYGLFILAMGIITIGEVIFSPVSMTVVGELSPVSLRGRYQGFYGLAETLGISLGPTLGGALLDTTAPDGRIAVWGPIAGLILISGFAFYIWGKRQYPETIRETST, encoded by the coding sequence ATGTCGGAACCTGAACAAATACCAAACTCCCCCGGCGGAATTTTCCCCCGGTTCTTCCGGCATTTTCCCGCCAACCTACGCCCGGTGTTCATCCTCTCTGTTTTGAATTCCGCGGGATTTTCATTCTCGCTCCCATTTTTATCTTTGTATCTGCACCAGCAGCGTGACGTTTCCATGGCTATGGTAGGAATTTTCATCCTGGCCAGCGGGCTAATCGCCGCGGCGGTACAGATGTATGCCGGAATGCTGTGCGACCGCTACGGCAGACGGCCTCTGATTATCTGGAGCCAGTTGACCAATGCCGTTTTCTACCTGGTAATGGCGGTATTGGTTTACGTGGTCGCACCGGTATGGACGATAATCATTACTTATATCCTGGTTCGGGCCAGCCTGATGGCGTCCCGCCCGGCTACTTCAGCCCTGGTGGTTGACCTGATGCCGACCGGCCGCCTGGTTGAGGGATACGGCATCTTGCGACTGGGACAAAACCTGGGCTTCGGCCTCGGACCGGTAATCGGCGGCTATTTCTGGCTTACCACGTCATACGCCTGGCTGTTTGTGGCCGCTGCCTTCATCGGCGTTGCGGCCTTGGTGGTATCGTATTTGCAGCTTAAAGAGAGTGTCACCAGCTTGAACATGGAAAAAATCACGCTCAGAGCGATGTTATTGACCACTCAGGATAAAACATTTCTGGGTTTTACACTGATCAGCATAATCGCTTTCATGGGCCTGGGCCAATTCATCAGCACTCTATCGGTCTATACCGTTGACCGCATCGGTTTGACCACCGTTCAATACGGCTCTTTGTTGATGGTCAATGCCGGATTAGTGGTGACCCTGCAATATCCGCTGAGTCGTCTAATCAATCGAATGAAACGAGCCTCCGCATTGCTCCTGGGTATGGTGGTCTATGCTGCCGGTTATGTGATGATTGGCCTGGCCGGCGTTTACGGACTGTTTATACTAGCCATGGGTATTATCACTATCGGCGAGGTTATCTTCTCTCCAGTCAGCATGACGGTGGTGGGAGAACTATCGCCCGTCAGTTTGCGAGGCCGGTATCAGGGATTTTACGGCCTGGCTGAAACACTGGGCATTTCCCTCGGTCCAACCTTGGGCGGAGCGCTGCTGGACACCACCGCCCCTGACGGCCGCATCGCTGTATGGGGGCCGATCGCCGGCCTCATCTTGATATCCGGATTCGCTTTTTACATCTGGGGCAAACGCCAATATCCGGAGACCATCCGGGAAACATCTACCTGA
- a CDS encoding AAA family ATPase — MSSAKVDLSHVELNQRFAEALEVMERTDKSVFITGRAGTGKSTLLTWFRQTTSKRAVVLAPTGVAALNVKGQTIHSFFGFKPDITVDKIRKRKSTKLSVYQTVEAIVIDEISMVRADLLDCVDRFMRLNGRDETKPFGGVQMIFIGDLYQLPPVITGEERQAFQALYDTPYFYSARAFDDFAMEILELEKVYRQRDQGFLDILNAIRNNSITPEGLNLLNRRCLPDETPPTDAGYICLTTTNAAAGEINQTRLNGLRSRPHRFTAEISGKFSREYYPTAVELEVKTGAQVMLLNNDVRGRWVNGSIGRVTGIAKNDGDYVIHVELSDGQGVEVTPHTWEIFRFFVDGGQLQSEAAGSFTQYPLMLAWAVTIHKSQGKTFDRVIVDIGRGAFACGQTYVALSRCTTLEGMILKKPILKRHVMTDYRVMDFLTRYRYREAAALWPVDDKISRIEDAIENGSALRITYLKPSDEKSVRIIMPLEVGEMDYHGKSYLGVQAFCLSRRENRVFRVDRILELEAVSLPE; from the coding sequence ATGTCGTCCGCTAAAGTTGACCTGTCCCACGTAGAATTAAATCAGCGGTTTGCCGAAGCACTGGAGGTGATGGAGCGCACCGATAAAAGCGTCTTTATCACCGGACGGGCGGGTACCGGTAAATCCACCCTGCTGACCTGGTTCCGCCAAACCACCTCCAAGAGAGCAGTTGTACTAGCGCCGACCGGCGTAGCCGCGTTGAACGTCAAAGGACAGACCATTCATTCTTTCTTCGGCTTCAAGCCGGACATTACCGTAGACAAGATTAGAAAACGGAAAAGTACCAAACTGAGTGTCTACCAAACGGTGGAGGCCATCGTCATAGATGAAATCTCCATGGTGCGGGCGGATTTACTGGATTGCGTTGACCGGTTCATGCGGCTGAACGGTCGAGATGAGACCAAACCGTTCGGCGGCGTTCAGATGATCTTCATCGGCGACCTGTATCAGTTACCACCGGTGATTACCGGTGAAGAAAGGCAAGCCTTTCAGGCGCTGTATGATACCCCCTATTTCTACTCCGCCCGGGCCTTTGACGATTTTGCCATGGAAATACTGGAACTGGAAAAGGTGTATCGTCAGCGGGATCAGGGTTTTCTGGACATCCTGAATGCCATCCGCAACAATTCCATCACCCCGGAAGGCCTGAATCTGTTAAACCGGCGCTGTCTGCCGGATGAAACGCCGCCGACGGACGCCGGCTATATCTGCCTGACCACCACCAACGCCGCCGCCGGAGAAATAAACCAAACCCGACTGAACGGCCTCCGCAGCCGCCCCCACCGCTTCACGGCTGAAATAAGCGGCAAATTCAGTCGTGAATATTACCCGACAGCAGTTGAGCTTGAGGTGAAAACCGGAGCTCAGGTCATGCTGCTGAACAATGATGTCCGGGGTCGCTGGGTAAACGGCAGTATCGGCCGGGTTACCGGTATTGCGAAAAATGACGGGGATTATGTCATCCACGTTGAGCTATCCGATGGGCAAGGGGTTGAGGTGACACCCCATACCTGGGAAATCTTTCGCTTCTTCGTTGACGGGGGGCAGCTTCAGTCCGAAGCGGCCGGTTCATTTACCCAATACCCGTTGATGCTGGCCTGGGCGGTAACCATTCACAAGAGCCAGGGCAAAACCTTTGACCGGGTGATCGTAGATATCGGCCGCGGGGCCTTTGCCTGCGGTCAGACATATGTGGCGTTGTCCCGTTGTACCACGCTGGAAGGCATGATTCTTAAAAAGCCGATTCTAAAACGTCACGTTATGACTGACTACCGGGTAATGGATTTCCTGACCCGTTACCGGTACCGGGAAGCCGCCGCACTCTGGCCGGTGGACGATAAAATCAGCCGAATTGAAGACGCCATTGAAAACGGTAGTGCACTCCGCATCACCTACCTGAAACCCTCGGACGAAAAGTCAGTCCGGATTATCATGCCACTTGAGGTAGGCGAAATGGATTACCACGGCAAAAGCTACCTGGGGGTGCAGGCCTTTTGCCTGTCGCGGCGGGAAAACCGGGTTTTCAGGGTTGACCGGATACTGGAACTGGAAGCCGTCAGTCTGCCGGAATAA
- a CDS encoding YegP family protein has protein sequence MAAKFQVYKDKAGEFRFRLIATNGQTIAVSEGYKTKASAMNGIESVKENAPKAAIDDTTLT, from the coding sequence ATGGCAGCGAAATTTCAGGTCTACAAGGATAAGGCCGGTGAATTCCGATTTCGGTTGATAGCCACCAATGGTCAGACGATTGCTGTTTCCGAAGGATACAAGACCAAAGCCAGTGCCATGAATGGCATTGAGTCAGTCAAGGAAAACGCTCCCAAGGCTGCGATAGACGATACTACACTGACCTGA
- a CDS encoding nitrogen fixation protein NifH: MNRNTAKAINWLLEAGDPGVRYLALRDLIDADVKDLNEAGKQAHQSGPIARVLSEMHSQGYWVSPGAGYYPKYTGTVWSVVLLAQLGAVSGLDERISTACSYVLDHALTEGGRFTVNGLASGTADCLQGNLCAAMLDLGCRDTRLDEAFEWMARSVTGEGVAPMSDKKASLRYYAGKCGPGFACGSNNKLPCAWGAVKVMLAFGKLPEAKKTPLINEAITAGTAFLFSTEPASAAYPCGYNDKPSGNWWKFGFPVFYVTDLLQLAESLVGLGYGDDPRLEKTMRLITEKQDDQGRWAMEYDYNGKTCVDFGVKKQPDKWVTLRALRVLQALSGRADHH, encoded by the coding sequence ATGAACCGAAACACTGCAAAGGCCATAAACTGGTTGTTGGAAGCCGGTGATCCGGGGGTGAGATACCTGGCTTTACGGGACTTGATTGATGCCGACGTCAAAGATTTGAATGAGGCCGGGAAGCAGGCGCACCAGTCAGGTCCGATTGCCCGGGTTCTGTCGGAGATGCACAGCCAAGGTTATTGGGTATCGCCGGGTGCCGGGTATTATCCCAAGTACACCGGAACAGTATGGTCGGTGGTTTTGCTGGCGCAACTGGGGGCCGTTTCGGGCTTGGACGAACGGATTTCAACTGCCTGTTCGTACGTTCTGGATCATGCCCTGACGGAAGGCGGTCGATTCACGGTGAACGGGCTTGCTTCCGGAACGGCCGACTGTTTGCAGGGCAATCTGTGTGCCGCGATGCTTGATTTGGGCTGCCGGGATACGCGTCTGGATGAAGCGTTTGAGTGGATGGCCAGGAGCGTCACCGGTGAAGGTGTGGCGCCGATGTCCGATAAAAAGGCAAGCCTGCGTTATTATGCCGGCAAGTGCGGCCCCGGCTTCGCCTGTGGTTCAAATAACAAACTCCCCTGCGCCTGGGGCGCGGTGAAAGTGATGCTGGCTTTCGGCAAGCTGCCCGAAGCAAAGAAGACACCGCTAATCAATGAAGCCATCACCGCCGGAACGGCTTTCCTGTTTAGTACCGAACCGGCCAGTGCGGCATATCCTTGCGGTTATAACGATAAGCCCAGCGGGAACTGGTGGAAATTCGGCTTTCCGGTCTTTTATGTCACCGATCTATTACAATTAGCGGAATCTTTGGTCGGACTGGGTTACGGCGATGACCCGCGATTGGAAAAGACGATGCGACTTATTACGGAAAAACAGGATGATCAAGGCCGTTGGGCTATGGAATACGATTATAACGGCAAAACCTGTGTTGACTTTGGCGTCAAAAAACAGCCTGATAAATGGGTCACCCTCAGGGCGTTGCGGGTACTGCAAGCCTTGTCCGGTCGGGCTGACCATCACTAA
- the mscL gene encoding large conductance mechanosensitive channel protein MscL — MLKEFKTFIMRGSVVDLAVGIVIGAAFGAIVNSLVKDVIMPPVGMLLGNVDFTNLYFVLEEGATAGPYASLTAAQEAGAVTVNYGVFFNAVISFLILAAAIFFFVVRPINRMAERRAARDVVVPPAPETKECPFCFTAIPVKARRCPNCTSDLT, encoded by the coding sequence GTGTTAAAAGAATTTAAAACTTTCATCATGCGCGGTAGCGTGGTGGATTTGGCGGTGGGCATCGTCATCGGCGCAGCTTTTGGTGCCATCGTTAATTCCCTGGTGAAGGATGTTATCATGCCGCCTGTCGGTATGTTGCTGGGTAACGTTGATTTTACAAATTTGTACTTTGTTCTGGAGGAGGGTGCTACGGCCGGGCCGTATGCCTCTTTAACTGCCGCTCAGGAAGCCGGAGCCGTGACCGTGAATTACGGCGTGTTTTTCAATGCGGTTATCAGCTTTCTGATACTGGCTGCGGCCATCTTCTTCTTCGTGGTTAGGCCGATTAACCGTATGGCTGAACGTCGTGCTGCGCGGGATGTTGTGGTGCCCCCGGCACCGGAAACCAAAGAGTGCCCATTTTGCTTCACTGCCATACCGGTTAAAGCACGTCGTTGCCCCAACTGTACCTCTGATTTGACATAA
- the mobB gene encoding molybdopterin-guanine dinucleotide biosynthesis protein B, whose translation MSAPIVAFVGHSESGKTGYLERLLPELRRRGLKMASVKHVPQHYHADNPEKDTQRHLAAGALTTVACARDAVVLTRPVITEPELEDIGLMLGDEFDLIIAEGFKQSGVPKVEVWRQGLGGPLEGITSRVAVVTSDEYPGDALRVFPLEDVCAMADFLETSYVLPQQQRVQMLVNGQEIKLAAFPRDVVANVTQAMVASLKNVPPVKWLEIRLKNSDRSENP comes from the coding sequence ATGAGCGCGCCCATCGTGGCCTTTGTCGGTCATTCGGAATCAGGAAAAACCGGTTATCTGGAACGTTTGTTGCCGGAACTCCGGCGCCGTGGCCTTAAAATGGCCTCGGTCAAACACGTCCCGCAACATTACCATGCCGATAATCCTGAGAAGGATACCCAGCGCCATCTGGCAGCCGGCGCATTGACCACCGTGGCCTGTGCCCGGGATGCCGTGGTACTAACCCGGCCGGTTATTACCGAACCGGAGCTTGAAGATATCGGGCTGATGCTGGGAGACGAGTTTGACCTTATTATCGCTGAGGGCTTTAAGCAGTCCGGCGTACCCAAGGTGGAAGTCTGGCGTCAGGGACTCGGCGGGCCGTTGGAAGGTATCACCAGCCGGGTGGCCGTGGTAACTTCTGATGAGTATCCCGGCGACGCCCTCAGGGTTTTCCCGCTGGAGGACGTATGTGCCATGGCTGATTTTCTGGAAACCAGCTATGTACTCCCGCAACAACAGCGCGTTCAAATGCTGGTTAATGGTCAGGAGATAAAGTTAGCCGCCTTTCCTCGTGATGTCGTGGCCAACGTGACCCAGGCAATGGTCGCCAGCCTGAAAAATGTGCCGCCCGTCAAATGGCTGGAAATCCGGCTGAAGAATTCAGACCGGTCGGAAAATCCATAA